One stretch of Zhihengliuella flava DNA includes these proteins:
- a CDS encoding TM0106 family RecB-like putative nuclease translates to MFLSIDNDVLIHSASDLVTASTCEYATLVTLDDLLKRRPAPDVARDEMAARAAALGDDHEHRVLAQLIDQYGRWEPGRAGGVLELPAPGKSSPDVLDARRTETLAALTSGADVVFQGTFWDGQFVGYADFLIKNDDGRYAVWDTKLARHAKTTALLQIAAYGDQLRAEGFVPADEAVLVLGHGEHSRHAIEPLIAVFRERQSRFLDLTRQHRAQADPVDWGQPHLLVCGRCEYCAVEVEARDDLLRVARMSLPMRRRLHARGVTTMADLAELTSEDVGTPELPGAIARLRDQARMQCGIDHGDGTAPGDATLRYRLLADHMISRLPAPDTGDVFFDFEGDPMYQEPSGSSSHAGSWGLEYLFGVVEHPETHPGDHPPNPTAPVFRPFWAHSRAEERAAFIDFVTYIEERRARFPQLRVYHYASYEKTALRHLAARHAVCEDVIDRWLREGLLVDLLETVRSSLRISANSYSIKKLEPFYMGSAHRDGDVTDAGASVVAYAEYVSARDAGNAERAAEVLASISDYNEYDCVSTLRLRDWLLGLAAQFPGRSAAVSPSTDRTDTPEPEDTPPSASEQRLAEFLTAVPADRPLEPGEEAVALVAAATGFHRRERKQYWWAHFDRLESDPIEWQETRDVVIISSARVLADWEKPTPRARTLARTLSLRGTPAEGSDLRSGTTWFAMYAAPAPRELHDEAKGPYDAGARGGAFNLTVTEAVRHADGTVTLTAQERTRQGADPHDELPMALTPGQPIATKSLEEALGEVADDVAAHLPSLPSTAALDLIQRTPPRLTGPAALPVPAETATGHDFTGAVLGAVERLDRSYLAVQGPPGTGKTFVGSHVIAALVERGWKVGVVSQGHVTVDGMLTKAIGAGVDPERVAKEPKKGSNAQPAWANTSKKDITRLLGEAGGCLIGGTAWTLTGQAVPRCSLDLLVIDEAGQFSLANTLAVGVAAKNLLLLGDPQQLPQVTQGTHPVPVDDSALGWLSAGHATLPPEFGYFLSDSWRMHPQLCAAVSTLSYDGQLASAPAAAERRLDSVTPGVETVLVPHSGNTVSSPEEADAVVRLVREHLGLTWEDEGGARPVEPADVIVVAAYNAQVQVLRAALNEAGYDGVAVGTVDKFQGQEAPLAIVSLACSAPADAARGLEFLLNQNRLNVAVSRGKWKAFIVRSPQLTNYLPATPEGMAALGAFLQLSPTPTQRPAPQT, encoded by the coding sequence ATGTTCCTCTCTATCGATAACGACGTGCTCATCCATTCGGCCAGTGATCTGGTCACCGCGAGCACGTGCGAATACGCGACGCTCGTCACGCTGGATGATCTGCTGAAGCGCCGCCCGGCGCCCGACGTGGCGAGGGATGAGATGGCGGCCCGCGCCGCCGCCTTGGGCGACGACCACGAGCACCGGGTCCTAGCCCAGCTGATCGATCAGTACGGGCGCTGGGAGCCGGGACGCGCGGGCGGCGTCCTCGAACTTCCCGCGCCAGGTAAATCGTCGCCGGACGTCCTCGACGCCCGCCGCACCGAAACGCTGGCCGCCCTCACCAGCGGCGCCGACGTCGTCTTTCAGGGCACGTTCTGGGACGGCCAGTTCGTCGGCTATGCCGACTTCCTCATCAAGAACGACGACGGCCGGTACGCCGTGTGGGACACCAAGCTGGCGCGGCACGCGAAGACGACGGCGCTGCTGCAGATCGCGGCCTACGGCGATCAGCTACGTGCCGAAGGGTTCGTCCCCGCCGACGAGGCCGTGCTCGTCCTCGGCCATGGTGAGCACTCCCGGCACGCCATCGAACCGCTGATCGCGGTGTTTCGCGAACGCCAGTCCCGATTCCTCGACCTCACGCGCCAGCACCGAGCCCAGGCTGACCCCGTGGATTGGGGCCAGCCACACCTGCTGGTCTGCGGACGCTGCGAGTATTGCGCGGTGGAGGTGGAGGCGCGGGATGACCTGCTGCGGGTGGCACGGATGTCCCTGCCCATGCGCCGGCGCCTGCACGCGCGCGGCGTCACGACCATGGCGGACCTCGCCGAGCTCACCTCGGAGGACGTCGGAACACCGGAGCTACCTGGGGCGATCGCTCGGCTCCGGGACCAGGCCCGCATGCAATGCGGCATCGATCACGGCGACGGCACCGCGCCGGGGGACGCCACGCTGCGGTACCGCCTCCTCGCGGACCACATGATCAGCCGCTTGCCCGCCCCGGACACGGGGGACGTCTTCTTCGATTTTGAGGGCGACCCCATGTATCAGGAGCCGAGCGGGAGCTCTTCCCACGCCGGCTCGTGGGGACTCGAGTACCTGTTCGGCGTCGTCGAGCACCCAGAGACTCACCCAGGCGACCACCCGCCGAATCCGACGGCGCCGGTGTTCCGTCCGTTCTGGGCGCACTCCCGCGCCGAGGAACGCGCCGCGTTCATCGACTTCGTGACCTACATCGAGGAGCGGCGCGCCCGGTTCCCGCAGCTGCGCGTCTACCACTACGCGTCCTATGAGAAGACGGCCCTGCGCCACCTGGCGGCCCGGCACGCGGTCTGCGAGGACGTTATTGACCGCTGGCTGCGCGAGGGACTGCTGGTGGATTTGTTGGAAACGGTGCGCAGTTCCCTGCGCATCAGCGCCAACTCCTACTCCATCAAGAAGCTCGAGCCCTTCTACATGGGCAGCGCGCACCGCGACGGCGACGTCACGGACGCCGGCGCCTCCGTGGTGGCCTACGCCGAATATGTGTCGGCGCGGGACGCTGGCAACGCCGAACGTGCAGCCGAGGTTCTCGCCTCGATCAGCGATTACAACGAGTACGACTGCGTTTCTACGCTCCGCCTGCGTGACTGGCTGCTCGGACTCGCCGCCCAGTTCCCCGGACGCTCCGCCGCCGTCTCCCCGTCCACCGACCGAACTGATACGCCGGAGCCGGAGGACACCCCGCCGTCGGCGTCCGAACAGCGCCTTGCCGAGTTCCTGACGGCAGTGCCGGCCGACCGTCCGCTGGAGCCCGGAGAGGAAGCCGTCGCCTTGGTTGCGGCGGCCACGGGCTTTCACCGGCGCGAACGCAAGCAGTACTGGTGGGCGCACTTTGATCGGCTCGAATCGGATCCCATCGAATGGCAGGAGACCCGCGATGTCGTGATCATCTCCTCGGCGCGCGTGCTCGCGGACTGGGAGAAACCGACCCCGCGGGCGCGCACCTTAGCCCGCACCCTCAGCCTGCGCGGCACCCCTGCCGAGGGCTCCGACCTGCGGTCCGGCACCACCTGGTTCGCCATGTATGCGGCCCCCGCTCCACGTGAACTCCACGATGAGGCGAAGGGCCCGTACGACGCCGGCGCACGCGGAGGCGCCTTCAACCTCACGGTCACAGAGGCCGTCCGGCACGCCGACGGCACGGTCACGCTGACCGCGCAAGAACGCACGCGGCAGGGCGCGGACCCGCACGACGAACTGCCGATGGCGCTCACCCCGGGCCAGCCCATCGCCACGAAGTCGCTCGAGGAGGCGCTCGGCGAGGTGGCCGACGACGTCGCGGCTCACCTGCCCTCGCTCCCGAGCACCGCCGCGCTGGATCTGATCCAGCGCACGCCCCCGCGCCTGACCGGCCCGGCGGCCCTGCCCGTGCCGGCCGAAACCGCCACGGGTCACGACTTCACCGGCGCCGTGCTGGGCGCCGTCGAACGCCTAGACCGCTCCTATCTGGCCGTGCAGGGGCCACCCGGCACGGGCAAGACGTTCGTGGGCTCGCACGTGATCGCCGCGCTCGTAGAGCGGGGGTGGAAGGTCGGCGTCGTTTCCCAGGGTCACGTCACGGTGGACGGGATGCTCACCAAAGCCATCGGTGCCGGCGTGGACCCGGAACGCGTGGCCAAGGAGCCGAAAAAGGGCAGCAACGCACAACCCGCGTGGGCGAACACCAGCAAAAAGGACATCACGCGACTGCTCGGCGAGGCCGGCGGTTGCCTCATCGGCGGCACCGCGTGGACCCTGACCGGTCAAGCGGTGCCACGCTGCAGCCTGGATCTGCTGGTGATCGACGAGGCCGGCCAATTCTCGCTCGCCAACACGCTGGCCGTTGGCGTGGCCGCAAAAAACCTGCTGCTGCTCGGGGATCCGCAACAGCTGCCCCAGGTCACGCAGGGCACGCACCCGGTGCCGGTGGACGACTCGGCGCTTGGCTGGCTCTCCGCCGGGCACGCCACCCTGCCACCGGAGTTCGGCTATTTCCTCTCTGACTCGTGGCGCATGCACCCGCAACTGTGCGCCGCGGTCTCCACGCTGAGCTACGACGGCCAGCTCGCCTCGGCCCCGGCGGCCGCCGAGCGCCGGCTCGACTCGGTGACGCCTGGCGTCGAGACCGTTCTGGTGCCCCACAGCGGCAACACGGTGTCCTCCCCCGAGGAGGCCGACGCCGTCGTGCGCCTGGTGCGCGAGCACCTCGGCCTGACGTGGGAGGACGAGGGCGGCGCCCGGCCGGTGGAGCCGGCCGACGTGATCGTCGTCGCCGCGTACAACGCGCAAGTGCAGGTGCTGCGCGCGGCGCTAAACGAGGCGGGGTACGACGGCGTCGCGGTCGGCACCGTGGACAAGTTCCAGGGGCAGGAGGCCCCGCTCGCCATCGTGTCGCTCGCATGCTCGGCCCCGGCGGACGCGGCGCGCGGGCTCGAGTTCCTGCTCAACCAGAATCGGCTCAACGTGGCGGTCTCCCGCGGCAAGTGGAAGGCGTTCATCGTCCGCTCGCCGCAGCTGACCAACTACCTGCCGGCCACCCCAGAGGGCATGGCCGCGCTCGGTGCGTTCCTGCAGCTCAGCCCAACGCCTACACAACGACCCGCGCCTCAGACGTGA
- a CDS encoding ABC transporter substrate-binding protein gives MSTRQRIFRVSSIGGLLATAALAVTACGAGGPAESGGSGDSVTVLVEAGGRAELTEVAEVCRETTGLDVSFVELPYNGLFNRLSSEFSSGNVSFDVAALDSVWLPNFKDALEPIDELYTEDVKQDIFPALVEEAQVDGHFIGMPAWTNTEIILYRKDLFEDPENKADFEAEYGYELTAPETWEQYEDISEFFTRDGMYGTDVKGAVETEWLAHVLQAGSPMVLDEDGSVVIDNEAHREALDFYVGLAESAPPGAAQVDWAAAQNLFNQGKTAMTRFWAHAYRQIPDDAPIAGKVGTAPMVAGEAGIAGVPGPWYLSIPQATDNKDNAKKFIECAYENNSLGIESSLGLAARISAFEQYQDQPGYESFGPLIETLNAESTATRPATDKWQQIVDTVLVPLLQKAVDGGDSAALLEDAKKQIEALLN, from the coding sequence ATGTCCACGCGTCAAAGAATCTTTAGGGTCTCCTCCATAGGTGGCCTCCTTGCAACCGCGGCTCTCGCCGTCACGGCCTGTGGCGCCGGTGGTCCGGCAGAATCTGGCGGATCCGGTGACTCTGTCACCGTTCTTGTCGAGGCCGGTGGACGGGCAGAACTCACTGAGGTGGCGGAGGTGTGCCGGGAGACCACTGGCCTCGACGTCTCGTTCGTGGAGTTGCCATACAACGGACTCTTCAACAGACTTTCCAGTGAGTTCTCGTCCGGGAATGTCTCGTTTGATGTGGCCGCCCTCGACTCTGTTTGGCTGCCAAACTTCAAAGATGCCCTAGAGCCCATCGATGAGCTCTACACCGAAGACGTCAAACAGGACATCTTCCCGGCACTCGTCGAAGAGGCCCAAGTCGACGGGCACTTTATCGGTATGCCGGCGTGGACCAACACGGAGATTATTCTTTACCGTAAGGATTTGTTCGAAGATCCCGAAAACAAAGCTGACTTCGAGGCAGAGTATGGGTATGAACTTACTGCACCTGAAACTTGGGAGCAGTATGAAGATATCTCTGAGTTCTTCACTCGAGATGGGATGTATGGGACTGATGTCAAAGGCGCAGTCGAAACGGAGTGGCTTGCGCACGTCCTTCAAGCCGGATCGCCCATGGTGCTCGATGAAGACGGATCGGTCGTCATTGATAACGAAGCCCATCGTGAGGCTTTGGACTTTTACGTAGGGCTCGCGGAATCAGCGCCACCTGGCGCAGCACAGGTCGACTGGGCGGCGGCGCAGAATCTTTTCAATCAAGGCAAGACGGCGATGACTCGATTCTGGGCGCATGCCTACCGTCAAATTCCGGACGATGCTCCGATTGCCGGCAAGGTCGGCACGGCCCCGATGGTTGCCGGCGAAGCAGGTATCGCTGGGGTCCCGGGCCCGTGGTATCTCTCAATTCCTCAAGCGACTGACAACAAAGACAATGCCAAGAAGTTCATTGAATGCGCCTATGAAAATAACAGTCTGGGGATTGAATCAAGCCTAGGTCTAGCCGCTCGAATCTCCGCGTTTGAGCAGTATCAGGATCAGCCTGGATATGAGAGCTTCGGACCCCTCATCGAGACTTTGAATGCTGAGTCTACGGCTACCCGGCCGGCGACAGACAAGTGGCAACAGATCGTAGACACGGTGCTTGTTCCTCTCCTGCAGAAAGCAGTTGACGGTGGAGATTCTGCCGCTCTCCTTGAGGACGCCAAGAAGCAAATTGAAGCCCTCTTGAACTAA
- a CDS encoding DUF4190 domain-containing protein, whose product MSGTGNTNDPRDPYGQQPGHQHDAGSQPSPYGPSQPEQQGAPSYGQPASPGQQGPYAQPGPYGQPNAYGQQYPYNQQAPFGQQPRKASPLTIWAMVLGIVAVVMSLIPFVHYAAFAVGGAAIIVSILALVKKVHRKGFAITGLVTGIISVIAAILWSVLISAVFTWVGDAAGESANYTFEAGSDEPAEVVMITELNDMDLNEQQLPGGEVISESVTASTILGSIVVSNVDGSTGEVACRILDESGTVISENSASGNDAEAICSTAEGSFGG is encoded by the coding sequence ATGAGCGGCACCGGGAACACCAACGATCCTCGGGATCCATATGGCCAGCAGCCAGGGCACCAGCACGACGCCGGCAGCCAGCCCTCGCCGTACGGCCCGTCCCAGCCAGAACAGCAGGGCGCGCCGTCCTACGGCCAGCCCGCGAGTCCGGGGCAGCAGGGGCCCTACGCACAGCCGGGTCCCTACGGGCAGCCGAACGCCTACGGCCAGCAGTACCCGTACAACCAGCAGGCGCCGTTCGGGCAGCAGCCGCGCAAGGCCAGCCCGCTGACCATCTGGGCCATGGTGCTGGGCATCGTGGCGGTCGTGATGTCCCTGATTCCCTTCGTCCACTACGCAGCCTTCGCGGTGGGCGGTGCCGCGATCATCGTGTCCATTCTGGCGCTGGTCAAGAAGGTGCACCGCAAGGGCTTCGCCATCACGGGCCTCGTCACGGGCATCATCTCGGTGATCGCCGCCATCCTCTGGTCCGTGTTGATCTCCGCCGTGTTTACGTGGGTGGGTGACGCGGCCGGGGAGTCGGCGAACTACACCTTCGAGGCGGGCTCCGATGAGCCGGCCGAGGTGGTCATGATCACCGAACTGAATGACATGGACCTGAATGAGCAGCAGTTGCCCGGCGGGGAGGTCATCAGCGAATCGGTGACGGCCAGCACGATCCTGGGCTCGATCGTCGTGAGCAACGTCGACGGCTCCACGGGCGAGGTCGCCTGCCGCATCTTGGACGAGTCCGGGACCGTGATCTCGGAAAACTCGGCCTCGGGCAATGACGCCGAGGCGATCTGCAGCACCGCCGAAGGGTCCTTCGGCGGCTAG
- a CDS encoding inositol monophosphatase family protein — MLESTPPPPVSADESAHLRRVAEAAARSVGDLLRSGFRSGARTETKRNHHDLVTEYDRASEERLTAALGDAVPDSRFHAEEGGAHGAGRVEWIIDPIDGTSNFAHGVAFFCVSLAAAVDGEVVAGVVYDPVADTLFAAEAAGAFLNGEPLPALDRTIAEKRASVMTDFPSAEDLATDGSAALDGFAELISTYSTVRRPVSGALELAHVAAGWTNIALGFDTNPWDVAAGAYLVRQAGGTYTGYRYDDGPAAAAGAAPRLQRSVHEAPTYVAHGPGVDATTARDVVERLMAQRRAAGHRGKAR, encoded by the coding sequence GTGCTTGAGTCGACGCCGCCCCCGCCCGTGTCCGCCGATGAATCCGCCCACTTGCGCCGCGTCGCCGAAGCCGCGGCGCGCTCGGTGGGAGATCTCTTGCGCTCCGGCTTTCGGTCCGGGGCTCGGACCGAAACCAAGCGCAACCATCATGACCTCGTCACGGAGTATGACCGCGCGAGTGAGGAACGGCTGACGGCGGCGCTCGGCGACGCCGTCCCTGACAGCCGCTTCCACGCCGAGGAGGGCGGCGCGCACGGTGCGGGCCGGGTGGAGTGGATCATTGATCCCATCGACGGCACCAGCAACTTTGCCCACGGGGTGGCCTTCTTCTGCGTCTCACTTGCCGCCGCGGTGGACGGCGAGGTCGTCGCGGGAGTGGTCTATGACCCGGTAGCGGACACCCTGTTCGCCGCGGAGGCCGCTGGGGCCTTTCTCAACGGCGAGCCGCTGCCCGCGCTGGATCGCACCATCGCCGAGAAGCGTGCCTCGGTCATGACGGATTTTCCGTCCGCCGAGGACCTCGCGACCGACGGGAGTGCTGCGCTGGACGGCTTCGCGGAGCTCATCAGCACGTATTCGACCGTACGCCGCCCCGTCTCCGGCGCGCTCGAACTCGCCCACGTCGCGGCCGGCTGGACGAACATCGCCCTCGGTTTTGACACCAATCCCTGGGACGTCGCCGCTGGCGCCTACCTCGTGCGCCAAGCGGGCGGAACGTACACGGGTTACCGGTACGACGACGGCCCGGCGGCTGCCGCTGGTGCGGCACCGCGGCTGCAGCGCTCCGTGCATGAGGCTCCGACGTACGTGGCGCACGGCCCCGGGGTCGACGCGACGACGGCGCGCGACGTCGTCGAACGCCTTATGGCCCAACGCAGAGCGGCGGGCCACCGGGGCAAAGCCCGGTAA
- a CDS encoding acyl-CoA thioesterase, with the protein MAGQTVEVEVPMRWADMDAYGHINNVNIVRMMEEARIAAFGVPGGTGRPGAEPAVDLFSTVPADTQTLVVEHRVRYVRPLDYRNVPARVSVWVASAKAASFELAYVFRDPVDGHECVRATTTLAFFSTTEQRLLRVPAEHRAALAAYAGEPLFT; encoded by the coding sequence ATGGCGGGCCAGACGGTTGAGGTCGAGGTGCCCATGCGCTGGGCGGACATGGACGCCTACGGGCATATCAACAACGTCAACATTGTGCGCATGATGGAAGAGGCGCGGATTGCGGCGTTCGGTGTCCCCGGCGGGACGGGCCGGCCGGGTGCAGAGCCCGCCGTCGATTTGTTCTCCACCGTTCCGGCGGACACTCAAACCCTCGTCGTCGAACACCGCGTCCGCTACGTGAGGCCGCTGGACTATCGCAACGTTCCCGCCCGGGTCTCCGTGTGGGTGGCCTCCGCGAAGGCCGCGAGCTTTGAGCTGGCCTACGTGTTTCGCGATCCAGTCGATGGGCACGAGTGCGTGCGCGCGACGACGACGCTGGCGTTCTTCTCGACGACGGAGCAGCGCCTCCTGCGCGTACCGGCTGAGCACCGTGCAGCGCTCGCGGCCTATGCCGGGGAGCCGCTCTTTACGTGA
- a CDS encoding siderophore-interacting protein, with amino-acid sequence MADARPARGRKPQVVLEVLATRRLNDHFVRLTLGGQGFAQFQSKPATDQYVKILFADPALGLEPPYDMEELATTLPPEQMPVRRTYTVRRVDHEAGTLDIDFVYHGEEGLAGPWAAQAQVGDVVCFAGPGGLYEPDAEADWHLLVGDEAALPAIAAALEAMDADARGEAYLEVAGPADQIDLVAPSGINVHWLHRGGDFTPETTGLVDAVVAGVWHEGRVQVFAHGERESMKALRAYLCDERGVARKGLSLSAYWAYGRAEDDFQAEKRQPVGQIFPEDAPATS; translated from the coding sequence ATGGCAGATGCTCGACCGGCCCGGGGCCGTAAGCCGCAAGTTGTCCTGGAGGTGCTGGCCACTCGCCGGCTCAATGATCATTTTGTGCGGCTCACGCTCGGCGGCCAGGGGTTTGCGCAGTTTCAGAGCAAGCCTGCGACGGATCAATACGTGAAGATTCTCTTTGCCGATCCAGCGCTCGGCCTAGAACCGCCGTATGACATGGAAGAACTCGCCACGACCTTGCCGCCGGAGCAGATGCCGGTGCGACGCACTTACACGGTGCGCCGCGTGGATCACGAGGCTGGAACCTTGGACATCGACTTCGTCTATCACGGCGAGGAAGGTTTGGCGGGCCCGTGGGCGGCCCAGGCGCAGGTGGGGGACGTGGTGTGCTTCGCCGGGCCCGGCGGCTTGTACGAGCCCGACGCCGAGGCGGACTGGCACCTACTGGTGGGTGACGAGGCCGCGCTGCCGGCGATCGCCGCGGCACTCGAGGCGATGGATGCGGACGCACGCGGCGAGGCTTACCTCGAGGTTGCCGGCCCCGCGGATCAGATCGATCTGGTGGCACCCTCCGGGATCAACGTGCACTGGCTGCACCGCGGGGGCGACTTCACGCCGGAGACCACGGGTCTAGTGGACGCCGTCGTGGCCGGAGTCTGGCACGAGGGGCGCGTGCAGGTGTTCGCGCACGGCGAGCGTGAATCCATGAAGGCTCTGCGCGCTTACCTGTGCGACGAGCGCGGCGTGGCTCGCAAGGGCCTGTCCCTCTCCGCGTACTGGGCCTACGGCCGCGCCGAGGACGATTTCCAGGCGGAGAAGCGCCAACCGGTGGGTCAGATTTTCCCTGAGGACGCCCCCGCCACGTCCTGA
- a CDS encoding App1 family protein, with protein sequence MSAALNDGGAGRAPDSAEPAHVGQRLEDSWHAFRERYSRSRGHLPTVTPFRGYGVSQTSADDGGTGWVRVLARVVLAKPGAFFNGLRHSQVVADGIRGWRNFVSPPIPYAEVEATIAGQVFHLDADRGGVIDARIAVNLAPGWHEVVLRSEDSEPAVVPVQVIDASADFGVICDIDDTVVVTALPRPLLAAWNSFVLSEHARVATPGMAVMMERLVTQHPGAPVLYVSTGAWNAAATLTRFLQRNMFPKGSLLLTDWGPTENRWFRSGMQHKVNELRRLAREFPTVRWLLIGDDGQHDPEIYAEFAKRHPEHVRAIAIRQLTPSEAVLAGGRSDHTVNATPGVPWVYGPDGQSISVQLRALDVL encoded by the coding sequence ATGTCCGCAGCATTGAACGACGGCGGCGCCGGCCGCGCCCCGGACTCCGCCGAGCCAGCCCACGTGGGTCAACGGCTCGAAGACTCGTGGCACGCGTTTCGCGAGCGGTACTCCCGCTCCCGCGGCCACCTACCCACCGTCACCCCGTTCCGTGGATACGGGGTGAGTCAGACGTCCGCGGACGATGGCGGCACCGGCTGGGTGCGTGTGCTGGCTCGGGTGGTCTTGGCAAAACCGGGGGCCTTCTTCAACGGGCTGCGCCACTCTCAGGTGGTGGCGGACGGGATCCGAGGCTGGCGGAATTTTGTGTCCCCGCCGATTCCGTACGCCGAGGTGGAGGCGACCATCGCCGGGCAGGTGTTCCATCTCGACGCGGATCGCGGCGGCGTGATCGACGCCCGGATCGCGGTTAATCTGGCGCCGGGGTGGCACGAGGTCGTGCTCCGCAGTGAAGATTCCGAGCCCGCGGTGGTGCCGGTGCAGGTCATCGATGCCTCCGCCGATTTCGGCGTCATCTGCGACATTGACGACACGGTGGTGGTCACGGCCTTGCCGCGGCCCCTCTTGGCGGCCTGGAATTCTTTTGTGCTGTCCGAGCACGCCCGCGTGGCCACTCCCGGCATGGCCGTGATGATGGAGCGGCTGGTGACTCAGCATCCCGGTGCCCCGGTGCTGTATGTCTCGACGGGTGCGTGGAACGCGGCGGCGACCCTGACGAGGTTCTTGCAGCGCAACATGTTCCCCAAGGGCTCGCTCCTCCTCACCGATTGGGGGCCCACGGAGAATCGGTGGTTCCGCTCCGGCATGCAGCACAAGGTGAATGAGCTGCGGCGGTTGGCCCGCGAATTCCCGACCGTGCGCTGGTTGCTGATCGGTGACGACGGCCAGCACGATCCGGAAATTTATGCCGAGTTCGCCAAGCGTCACCCGGAGCACGTCCGCGCCATCGCGATTCGTCAACTCACGCCGTCCGAGGCCGTTCTCGCTGGCGGCCGCTCGGACCACACGGTCAACGCCACCCCGGGCGTCCCCTGGGTGTACGGGCCGGACGGGCAGAGCATTAGCGTTCAGTTACGCGCCCTCGACGTCCTCTAG
- a CDS encoding aldo/keto reductase, with translation MNVTHGYSSFPDRRDGVRLFQKAVEAGVDHFDTATLYGHGVSEELVGEALGGRRDEIFLASKCGLRRTEDGRTVVDGEPASIKRQAEASLRRLGTDAVDLYYLHRLDPNVPVEESVGALAELVQEGKIRSIGLSEVSVETLKRAEAVHHIAAVQNEFSLATRNPELGMLDACRELGTTFVAFSPLSRALLTGTLHEPWTLPQADIRSFMPRFSAENFPANASLVAQLQPIADRVGATLAQLALAWVHAHGEHVISIPGTARRDHLLENLGADALELDAETVAACSAIVNRHTVHGARYTEGQQSTIDSEVFAEEFADAAQAAG, from the coding sequence ATGAACGTCACCCACGGCTATTCCTCCTTCCCGGACCGTCGCGACGGGGTACGGCTTTTCCAGAAGGCAGTCGAGGCTGGCGTCGATCACTTCGACACGGCCACCTTGTACGGGCACGGGGTGAGCGAGGAACTCGTCGGCGAGGCTCTGGGCGGCCGGCGGGACGAGATCTTCCTGGCCAGCAAGTGCGGGCTGCGCCGCACCGAGGACGGACGGACGGTCGTGGACGGGGAGCCCGCCTCCATCAAGCGGCAGGCCGAGGCGTCGCTGCGGCGTCTCGGCACCGACGCCGTCGACCTTTACTACCTCCACCGGCTGGACCCGAACGTGCCGGTCGAGGAGAGCGTCGGCGCGCTGGCGGAGCTGGTGCAGGAGGGCAAGATCCGGTCGATCGGCCTCTCTGAGGTCTCCGTGGAGACCCTGAAGCGAGCCGAGGCCGTGCATCACATCGCGGCCGTGCAGAACGAATTTTCCCTCGCCACACGCAACCCGGAGCTCGGCATGCTGGACGCGTGCCGCGAGCTGGGCACCACGTTCGTGGCGTTCTCCCCGCTCTCCCGCGCTCTGCTGACGGGCACGCTCCATGAACCGTGGACGCTACCGCAGGCGGACATCCGGTCCTTCATGCCGCGGTTCAGCGCAGAGAATTTCCCGGCCAACGCGTCCTTGGTGGCCCAGCTGCAGCCGATCGCGGATCGAGTCGGCGCCACGCTGGCCCAGCTGGCGCTGGCGTGGGTGCACGCACACGGCGAACACGTCATCTCCATCCCGGGCACAGCTCGCCGAGACCACCTGCTGGAGAACCTCGGCGCGGACGCCCTTGAGCTCGACGCCGAGACCGTGGCTGCGTGCTCCGCGATCGTCAACCGGCACACCGTGCACGGGGCCCGCTACACCGAGGGCCAGCAATCCACCATCGATTCTGAGGTCTTTGCCGAAGAGTTCGCGGACGCGGCCCAGGCCGCCGGATAG